The following proteins are encoded in a genomic region of Pyricularia oryzae 70-15 chromosome 6, whole genome shotgun sequence:
- a CDS encoding metalloprotease 1 gives MHLRSTILAGLGLLVSATAGAHLPLSSRSHGKPRCLVEENLPQKRGGRRLLDYVPTAETIVVKTYVHIIARDKTVAGGWVTQESLDAQMRLLNTTYAGTGFQFDWMRNETTRTVNTAWTQFPPDWNSYFPEVSAWEVNWKRQLRKGGDDRRVLNLYFNVGLPAAGVAVLIDQQGELDDFGIFDGAIIDPSTMPGGPDPLINEGKTVTHEVGHWVGLYHTFQGGCADMDLVQDTPPARAPAGGFSFCDRPYNTCIDSLGPNGSDAPDPNDNFMSYSTDPCMARFTPGQIARMHQIWDTYRA, from the exons ATGCATCTCAGGTCAACCATACTCGctggcctcggcctcctggTGTCGGCCACTGCCGGCGCACATCTGCCCCTTTCATCACGCTCCCACGGCAAGCCGCGATGCTTGGTAGAGGAGAACTTGCCCCAGAAGAGGGGCGGAAGACGTCTGCTGGACTACGTCCCCACTGCCGAGACCATTGTCGTCAAGACGTACGTGCACATAATCGCACGCGACAAGACGGTGGCCGGTGGATGGGTCACT CAAGAGTCACTTGACGCGCAGATGCGCCTCCTCAACACCACCTACGCCGGCACGGGGTTCCAGTTCGACTGGATGCGCAACGAGACGACGCGCACGGTGAACACGGCGTGGACGCAGTTCCCCCCGGACTGGAACAGCTACTTCCCCGAGGTGTCGGCGTGGGAGGTGAACTGGAAGCGGCAGCTGCGCAAGGGCGGCGACGACCGCCGCGTGCTCAACCTCTACTTCAACGTGGGGctgccggcggcgggcgtggcGGTGCTCATCGACCAGCAGGGCGAGCTCGACGACTTTGGCATCTTTGACGGCGCCATCATCGACCCCAGCACCATGCCCGGCGGCCCGGACCCGCTCATCAACGAGGGCAAGACCGTCACCCACGAGGTCGGCCACTGGGTCGGCCTGTACCACACCTTCCAGGGCGGCTGCGCCGACATGGACCTCGTCCAGGACACCCCGCCCGCCCGCGCCCCGGCCGGAGGCTTTTCGTTTTGCGACCGCCCCTACAACACCTGCATCGACTCGCTGGGACCCAACGGGTCCGATGCCCCGGACCCGAACGACAACTTCATGAGCTACTCGACGGATCCGTGCATGGCCAGGTTCACGCCGGGGCAGAT TGCCCGCATGCACCAAATATGGGATACATATCGGGCTTAG